tttcttcctctcatGAACTCTCGCGAAATGACGGAATTCTACGTGCTACAGTGTACACCAACTGGTGTAACGAATGGTCGCTATCACTTAGGTGTTGTTACCGTCTGTCTTTCCAGTGAAGTCGGCTACGGACGCGAATGGATCGTCACATCCCACTTGGGTGGGCTTCTGCAGCCAGGTGACCTTGCAATGGGTTACTTACTGGAAGGCAGAACCTTCAACCATGAGGaatgggaaaacaacaagtaTAAGCAAGACCAGTTGCAAGAGGTGGTGCTTGTGAGGAAGCACTTTCCGGCGCAACGGGCCCGTCGCCACAGGCGGAACTGGAAGTTGAAGCGGTTGGATGTTATGGATCCTTCTTGTGCTGAACGCAACGCAAGGCGGCAGGAAgaacaggaggaggagcggctTGAGTTTGAGGACGAACTGGAGCGAGATGTGGAACTTCGCCGTGATGTACCCATCTATAAGATGCTTGATAGTGAATTAGCTGAGCGGGtggtaaagaaaaatgaaggaaaaggaaatgccAACCCTGAGAATGAGTGTGATGACGACGCGGACGAGGCGCCGCAGATAGCATTGGAGGAGATGTTGGACGAACTTAGGCTTAGTGACGATGATGAGACCGCTGCTGCCGACGATGAAGAGGCATCCGTCGAAAACgccagaaaaaagaaacggccTGAGGTGTAAAGGCGAGATCTAATTAAAAGACGGAAACTGCACCACCGCAGCAGGGATATCCAATTACATGGCTAccggggaggggaaaaggtttGCTACGTGTGTAATGTAGGGGTTCCCTTctctgtgtgtttgtgtgtgtgatgtttGCGCATAAAAATCTTTTGTTATTAATACGGTACGTTAATCGAGGACACtatatataaatttattttcTAACCTCAGTGTTACCTTGCTTCTGGTGCTTCATGGGGTCAGGATTCCAACGAGTTCAAGACTTTATATCCCTTAACCCCGCTTAGCTGTTTtatcctttcatttttcgtTTCTGCCGTAGTAGACAAGATCAATACTTACAGAGGTGTTTGCTGCCCGAAGGTTTGTCAAATTGTGTCCATTGCATAGCCATGAAAGTCGCAGGTTCAATTCTCGCATTACTGCGCAACAGACTACCAACTGCACCTCTACATCCGGTGACTGCAGCGGAGCTTCTGTGTGAGCTTCATCCATCTGAAGATCGAGTTGTGTCCGCCCATCTTGTGGGATGTGTGGAAGGGAATGGTGTTTTGCTATCGCTTCCCGTCCTACTCGGCCTCATTCGACGCGGTTACTCCGACTCCTTAAAATCGTTTGGTAGTTCTGCACTTAGTCAATGGGGACCAATGGAAGAAACAATTTTTACTGCACTGTGGGTGCAGCTGCGAAGCCAGCGGGAAAGTTTAGTTGAAGTTGGAAGTGGTCCGGATGCCACAGACGGGATCTGTGAGAGTGAAGCCCAAGTGTCAGCACCGGAGAGACTCCACGCAGATTCCTGTCTCCTTATTGAGAGGATGATGCTTTTGATGATTAGCCTGGGAAAATTTGTGCTTCACTCAACACTCACGCTGAAGGGTGTTCGCCTTCAGCTCTTAGCTGAAGCACTGTCACCACTATGCGATGCTGTCGAATCAGCATGGTGTCGCATGGCAGAAGCCAGGAATGCTGGTGAAATCCCTTCTGAAAGATTGCTGGACATCAGTAAGTTGGTGGCAAGGTGTATTCATATATACGGAAAGTATTTTGCGGCGTAtcatcacatattttgtgCAATTTTATTTACTGGTGTTGAAGCATCCCGAAAACTACTCGAGGCGCAGCTACCCTTGACCGATCGCGAAACACTCGCACGCGTACGTTCAGCTCGTGATGTGCTACTGGAGGTCAAACCGCTGTTGACGGGACTGTTGGTTCGTGCTTCCTCTCGAGAAACTCAGAGGTACGTTACGGAAGTTGAGGAGTGGTTGGAAATGATTGTCAGTCTCGTTGAAACGCCTGTCCTGAAGGCCGTTGGCCTGCAACTGAGAAGTCATATCTGTAGTTTGGGCTCCTCTGGCAATGTAGATAACAGTGAAATTCTCGGCGCGGAGTTGAGAAATTGTTACATTGTGATGATGCACACAGCAGCGGTTTTGCTCGCAATGCGCTTTCACCGCAACCAATTTTTTGAGGAATGCAACTTCTGTGTGCGTGCGAATAATTTGATTGCTCGGGGCCTGAAAACGATATGGTGGATGCTAGACACCATTACCATGTCCATGGGGTCGCCAAATAAGGCTGTAGAGCTGCAGGATCTCCACTCCGAAGACAGCGTAACGTGGTGTGAGTGGGGAAACTGTTGCGAGGTAGCGGAAGTTGTTCGTaggtttttccccctttataGCAATGACGCTCGTGTGTCTAAGATGGCCTTGACAAACCCTTATTTCTGCGTGTCTCACCACCCTCCGGTAAGTGAAATAACTAGCGTTCTTCTGCGCATACTTCGTGCGGCGTGTCATCGTCTCGCTAGGTCTGTTGCTGGTGATGGTGATTTGCAGTGCTCTACTGTTCCTTTCGTCGTTTTTCTTCAGATTGTACGGGCTGCACTCAGTTGGGGAGATGCATGTCGTGAAGATGGGGGACTCTCCCCGAGTTTTATATGGTCGACCATCCGTGCAACTTTACCCCGTCAGCTTCATGCATCCTCACCGCCACTTTGGACTGTGTTGATGTTACTGGAAGATCTTGGCGCCTCCGCATATTTCTGTGCATATCATTGCCGGGTGAAGTTGAGCATTGAAGACAGGACTGTAATTGATGCAATGAAGGAAATGTGTGACAACTGCTTGGCGTATCTGAACAAGCGTTACTTATGCGATGATGACCTAGCTGATGCTGATGTTATTTGTCGTGTTCTCCATACCCTCGCCGCACTGAAAACGAGGGAAAGAGACCAGTCCACGCTCTTTGGAGGagaccttttttttagacATTCCACCCTAATGAATCATTTAAGGAAGCAGCTTGTGCCACTGGACCAAGGTGTGCTGCGTCGCTCGGGTGGTTCATCCACGAGCTCAAGCCGTACGGGAATAAACAATCTGGCAGGTGATCCTCAAGGTGGGGACTTTCATGGAGGTGCTTACTGGTTCATCTGCAGTGCGTGCGAAACGAATATTCTTTGGCAGAAAGGTACCGCGTCAATTAGCTCCCCGAGCAGTTGCCACTGCTGGATGCGACGCAATGACCCAGTTGAGGCTGTGGTAGCGTGCATAGAGCTGTTTCTTCCATTACTTGGACAGGAAGATAGGGTTGGAGACCACGAGCATTTTATGGAGGATGCTTATCCTACTTTACGGTCTGTGTACAATGCTGCCATCCGTAGTTATTGCACCACGACTCCTTTGTGCGGTACCTTGGGATCCGATgaacttttttcttcagaTTGTGCCCTCCCATCAAAATATGGGACCGGCAGTGAACGCCAACCCCTGGCGCCCACAGCATTCCTCGTGGAGTGTCACCAGTATCTTCTGTTGCTTTACCCAACTGCAATACAGCCGCAGCATGCGTATCGGATATTGAGGGTTATGCTAACTACCTCACCACTTCTTTTTGCCCACACACCGCAATTGGCGCGCTTCCTTTTCCGCTGCCTTATTCCAGTGGAAAGGGGCAGAAGTACAAGCGCCCACGACTTCATCGAGAGTTGCGATCCCCAAGAGTTATGGCAGGTTCTTTTGTGTGCCTGTGCCACTCAGGTTGCGTGCGCTGGGTGTAAAACCTCGTCAAATAATGTTCGTCGCGATGAGGGAGGCAAAGTGCCGATCATACCCTCAAGCATTTGGAGTGAAGATGCTGaaattgtttttggtgtgttgTACGACGTTGGCAACAGTGATGTGGGAGATAACGACACGTTTCTTACCATACGAGGGCATGTGGTTCGTAGGGCGATGGAGATTCTACATGCACAGGGTCTTTAATCTGTTGTGGTTCAGTGACgcctgttgttattgttctaTTCTTTTAAAATCACAAATTATCTTTATTTCAGTTGACTGTGtgtgtctctctctctctcctttttttttttgggggggctCTTCACATATTTTGCGCCTTTCGgtttcactttgtttttttatttattttttgtctcAATATTTGGTTGccgtgtctttttttcttcctttttacaaGGATGGAcgatttgttctttttctttttggttctTACTGACTTTGACGTAATCAGTCTTCTTCTTTTGAAGCTTTTTATTTCACCTTATTGCTGTCTAGTTTTATGTTAGTTCGTTCTTTACCTCTTGTTCTTAGTCTTCTATTTTTACTTCGCTAATTCCATCTGGTCCTCGATCTATGGGGAGTTGACAGACATTCGAATTGTTTTGCAGGTGTCTGACTGTTTGtgtggaaggggaagaaggttTCAAGGATTGCCTTGTTAGTTAAtcattttgattttttttccgtaTCGGGATTTAAAGGGGGGTTCCGTTGACCACGTTGTCGATTCTGTGGTTTTGGGGCAATTAGCACGTGAGCTCTTGTTTATATCCCTTTGTTGAGTGCTAATTAATGCCTCCAGGAGTCACTGCACGTCCTCAGTGAGGTGCGTTGATGCCATGAGGTTGACAGTTATTTCATAGCGGATCGACTTGCCGTTGACTCAGCGTAGacaatctttttttctctaatGTACGGGAAAGGTGCCATCTTCCGGGGTATCCGTGTGTCGGCCTTTGATATCAACGGAGGGGCTGAACTTATTTAACTCCTTGTTGTGGCTCCACCCGAGGTTGCTTCCCAAAATGAGACTGGGGTTAACGCCGGTTACTTAGTTTGTCGAAAGCTCTTTCCACTGTTGTTTGACGTGGGTGgtgctttcattttttttatcctttGCGATGATTTAAATCAGATAcgtgcatgtgtgtgcaaTTCTGTATGTCGGTGGTGTAGGGAGTGGGAATGTATCTGCAAGTTCAAAGGCTATGTTGtcgctgtttgtgtgtgtgtgtggtgaagGGTGGGGAAAGTGTAGTTGTTTACGAGTTGTGTGAGTGAATTCTGTCCTATGAAACACATTAGTGTGCCGATATTTGGGCCTCATGCGCTTGTTTTCTTAATATTGTTTCCAACTCCGCTCCTGACCCCTACCTTGTTTGTCAATTTCACAATGGCGTGCTTGCTGTTAAAAGTATAGCTCGCGGTGTGCTGAGGGAGGTGTAGCGTCACTAAAACAGTTTCTGAGGtaagaaagaggggagacACACGCATAAATATCAATACACACAGGGCAACAATATACCGCTGCCGTTACAGCAAGAGGTCaaggacaaaaacaaatagcgtaaaaaagggagggtgtggtgttttttccccctccagtgTATCTGTCAGCCCTCCACACTGCGGTAGGGTGAAAGTGGTTCAtactcacaaaaaaaaaagagtgggaAGTATAATAAATGTCTGACAGTGGTGACGAATACGAAAGGAGGGAGGACATCCTTCTGCAGGATGATATTAACCTGGCGGGGGCCAATGTTAATGGAGTGGACACTGATCCGTGCGGTTATTACGCATCGCTTGGCGTGTCGCAGGACTCCTCGCAGGCAGCGATCCGCCGTGCGTTTCTCCAATTAAGTCAAATTTTTCACACAGATAAGCACGTTGGTGAGGACGAAGAAATTCAGGCACTTATGAACGAGCGATTCCAGCAACTGATGGAGGCGTACTCTGTGCTTTCTGACGAAGGGAAGCGGGCTGCGTATGATGCAAGCGGCAAGTTGGGTCTTAACCGCTACTCGCTCATTCCCAAAGAGATCACACAGAGAGAAGATATTTTGCGTTACATGTCTACTCTGGAGAGGGAAGCAGAACTGTTGAAGCTATCGAAATTGCTCTCTGCTAGTTCTAGGACTACCGTCTCGTATTCTGTCGATCATCTCACAAATTCCATGTGGAAACTTGGAACTTCTGCAAATGATACTTTGCAGCAGCAGAGTAATGGTGTTGATACTGAGGAGGCAGGTACTGACGAGGGGGAGACGGAGACACCTCCTAAAGGTGACATAGCGGATGCGGCAAACGGGGCGGAAGGAAGCAGTGCGCAACCTGTTCCACTCAACACGAGTGTCGCCGTACGAGAAGTGCAGCTAGATGGAAAGAACTTACTTGTGTTAATTCCCGGAGATGaggtgcagcagcagttgcggCAGCAGTTACAGCATTCGACTGGTGGTGGCAGTGGAGGGTCAGCGGCTCCTCTCAGCCCTGAGCAGCGCTTTGGTGGGGTCCCACTTGCAGCGAAATTACTGCTTGGGTTGTTACCCCGAAAACTCCATTTCGAACACTCCATCCACCACTATGCATCGCCGTCATTTAGTGTGCGAACGAAAACGGAAGCCCAGCACGAGGGGATGCGATCGGTTTTGCGGTGTACAGCGATAGCATCCTATCAACCCAATCCAGTGACATTATATTCTATTTCGTGGCGCCTGTCTGTCGCGAGGTTGCACATCGCTTGTACTTGGGAGCGCATACTCAACAACTTGTGGAGACTTAAATCAAAACTGGTACTGTTCAACACCCAGTCTCTACTTCCCATGTATGAGCTGTCTCTTAAACGGATGCTGGCTGCTGGGTTGGAGGTCGAAAACACGTGGGTTATGTCAATGAGAAACAGGGGCTTGTTCAGAACTACGATAGGGCAATCTACGCCTGAAGGTGCGCAACGAGGTCTGCAGTTTCTTGTTGGTTATCGCAGTGCaaatgtttctcttttcagcactgcgcctgTGGtgtgggggggaggggaaccAGGCTGTGGGGGTGTTTCGAGGGGCGTGTTGGAGCATTCAGTGAGCGTAGATGCGTTGCGGGGCAGAGCGCACGTTGGCTTCTCCTCATGGTATACTATTTCGAAGCATAATCGGATTGGGGTCGGTTTTTCCACGGCCCTTCCATGTCCTCGTGGTCTTTCGAGGTACGTCTCGCCATTTGTGGACCACCCCGAATACCTTTCTATCAATGAAATGTCATTTCTCTTAGGGAGGGGTGACCATCTTATTCGGATCCCTGTCGTCGTTTTCCACTCACCGAAAGTTCAAAGCGCCTTACTGTGGTTGACAGCTCCGGTGTTACTTTATCGTATTGGGCGGCTTGTTATGCGACCATATCAATCGGCTCGCATGGCGGCTCTGTATCGTCAAAATCGTTTGGACCATCGAACAGAGATGGATGTGGCCCGTGTGCGTGCCACTCATGAGCAAAAGGCATTGCAGAGCAGCTCCCTCCGCAGTCGTATGGCGGAGGAGCAAATCGGTGGACTTGTTATAATCAATGCGAGGTATGGCGTGCTTCAGCCGCGCTACCCGGAGTCGTTGGTTTTGCCACCGAAACAACCGAATGCCGCGGGTAACCGTTCTGAAGTTAGTGGAAGGCAACGGCAGACGTGGTGGAGGTTTTGGCGGGCGGGGAGGGGGACCCCCACGCCTTCGGAGTCCGTGACCGTGaacggtaaaaaaaatgacgaaggtgaagaaaccgAAGGCGATTCATCATCCTCAGTACTTGTGTTGGACGTAACGGTGCCGCTGCAAAACTTTGTTCGAGACTCTCAGCTTGTACTTCCAGAAGGATCCAAGAGTAAATTGGTTGGTTTTCCCGACCCTGATCCCTTTACacgggaaagaaagcaacttAAAATTGTTTATAGGTTCCAGCGTCGGCGACATGTGGTTATTTTAGATGATGAAGATATCGTTCGACTGCCACAAAGGGAACATTTGGTTGAGTCGTAGTTAGCCACCCTGCGTTCATACAGCGCtaatgtgtgtttgtggggGAGGGGCTGAGGAAGGCGAAATATGTTTCAAGTCCGCCCCGGCTGGGTGTCATTATGCAGCAGCGGGAGACTCGGGAATATCTGTGGTGCCACCTCCCTCTGCGGAGGTGTGGTGTGGGGGAGGCTTAAACTGGTGTTTAGACTGATTTGAACGAACGGTAGCGAATGCGGATGGTACGATTCGCTGTGTAATTATAATCTTTAAgggtttcctttttattcattCGTGCCCGTTCACCGGCAACGTAGGCATGCTGCCGGTGCCGTTTAAGCATACTTCATCATTTTCTCATTATAAAAGGTATTTGCCTTCCTTTGTGGTATCAACCCCTTGCCTGAACTATTCAACCTGTCGTGTTGTTTCTTATAGGGGGCCGCTACAGGTTACATGACACGTTGCCGGCTCGTTGGTGCTTCTTCTGGTGGGAAATATATTTCTACTACCAATGCAAAGACTCGCCCCGTGATGGGCTGTTTGAGGTTTGCCTCAAGATTGTCGGCCCTCGGATCGACTCAACAACCGAAGTTCTTCGCCCTGCCGCTGCTTGCAACAACACGTGGTTTCGGTCACCTTGTGCGCGAGGTAGATATGCGGGGCTTTCGAGGTGATTTTGGACAACTGCGGCACAAGAACTTGGCGAGTACACAACGGTATGTCACTGATGCCCTTGGAGCCAAGAAAAACGTAATATTTTGTGGTGCCTATCACACGGGGAAGTTAACAATTCTGAAGGCAATAGGTGAAGCGTGTGAGGCCCGGGGGAAGAAGGTCGCATACGTGTCGTGTAACCCTCAGCgcgcgtctcgtttcggtggttttttgttgtatcaCTTTGTTGGGCTGCGTTACCTGTTCCGTAACGAGATTCCCTCACGAGACCAGTTGGATGGGGCGTTGGAAAGACATGCACGGCTTTGTGAATCTACATACGCTGGATGCGTACCAAGTTTGAAGTCAGTTGATGTGTTGATATTCGATGCTGTGGATCAACTTGAACCCACTATTCTGGCGTCTATGGATGCGGTGTGTCGCCGTTTGCGAGGGAAACCGAATGACGCCTTTGGGGGCCTGCGTGTCTTTGCTGCAGCTGATTTCTGGCGTCTCCCGGTTCATCCAAGCAGCGACACTGGTGGCTATATCTTCCAACTAGATAATTGGGGGGAGCTGTTTCCAAAGCAGCATCTGCTGAAGAAAATCTATGGGCAGACAAAAGCACTTACCACACTTGTGAACAAGGCATATTACGGCCAACTCTCTGCTGAGGATATTGAAGAACTTGAGGCGCGGTCATCGGCGGGAAGGACGGAAAGTGGAGCTGCCTGTGGTGGCTCAAAAAAGGAGGCTTCCGAGACAAGTGGAAGTTTTAGTGTCAGTGACGATGGCAGTCGCCAGGTGGAGgttgaagaggaaggagcAGGCTCTGGTTTGTTGCCACCGCAGCGACTAATTTCCAACGCTGAAGCCATTATCAAATTTACCTCACGTTTTCCGAAACAGCCGTCGATCCGTGTACTGCCACCGCGTTTTCGAACGCTGAAACGAACGGAAATAGGGAATTACATTGTAAACATGATGGTTCAGTCCTCCACGCTGCATTCTTTTGGCCTCGTTGACTCACTGAACCTTGACATCGGTGCGTCCGTGCACCTCCTTTTTGATGGCACCGCAGACTTTGGTGTAACGGCAGGAACGGTTGGTGAGGTGTTGCAGGTAAAAGAACACGCGCTTGTTGTCCACTTTCCTTCCGTACATCGCACTGTGGATGTTCCTCGCATGCGAATTAGCGTTTACCACCCCTTCTACCCCGAGGTGCGGTATGAAGTTCAACAGTTTCCCCTATATCCACGCCATTGTATCTCACCTATTAACATGTTGACGTATCATCACGCATACCAAGTGCACATTGACTGTCATCAACTTGCAGACACAAACGATCTGGGGAATATACTTGCACGCATGCGTACCTTCGATGACTTTACAATCGAGCGCGTCCATGACTTTGCCCATTTGGATGGTATGGTACACGAGCCAACTCGAATTTATTATCAGCGCATCGACAACCAACCCCTTTCTTCAGCGGCAGAGCAATGGTGCCGAAACTGCAAGTCTTATGTTTCAACCTCCGACTTCTACACCCACTGGGATAAGTGTATTCGTCAGGTTCGTTGGTGTACCGTATGCAACACGCGTATCCCACTGGAACGGCTTGGCCCCCACCAGGAGAAGCATCAAATTGTGTTATGCCTGGACTGCGGTCGTGCGGTTGAGTGGCGTCGGTGGGAGGGCCACCGGCTCACGTGTTCCGCAATGATGCGCGAGGTTTCACCTGAAAATGAATTCCTTCCGCTACGTACCCGCCAGCTGGCGTTAGAGATGGGTCTCGATAAACGTGATTTACATACAATGAAGGGCTTTAACCGCGGCATGCTCCCAAAGTCGCGAAAGCAGTGCAACGGTGGAGAAGCTTGAAGGAAGAGGCTactagttttttttgtgatggtggtggtggtgtgctGCATGTACCATGGATTAGAGAGGATTGCAGAGGGTCAAgtgatgtgtgtgcgtgcagGTGGGGACTTGGAGggtggggggaggggtgCGTTCATCTCTTTATTCCGCGCTTAGATGACAGATTGACTTTAGCGGTGTACGACTGGAATGCCGACGTAGATATGCACTTTCGTTGCCTCATAGTCATTTTCGTATTCACTTCTGTACTGTTGTTGTCATTGCTATTGCCTTCATGTTGAGTGGTGTGGGtgctgttttgctttgcaatGCGAGGTTGCAGGTTTTCGCTCTACTAGCATTATTACTGGTTCCATCTTGAATGCACCCTCCGCTTCATGTACACAACACGTTTCTTTCCCATAACATTCTGGATCCGTAGTTAGTACGACCCTTAACCCAGGAGGCTCCGTATCAGCTAGCCGCACTTTCCCCTCTTGGTTGAAATAGGAAATGCCACCGAATTCGGCTACGCGTTGGCTCCCGTTCGTCTCTTCTGACCTTAAGGATTATCTTAACCGCTATTGGGCGGTTATGTTTACGGTCGGTGCGCGCCCAATAGAGACGGGAAACATTCGCCACTACGTGTCATGGTATTGTACACGGATGAAGGTGGTGCTTTTGGACCACCACGTTTACGTGGAACCGTTGCGCCAACAGTTGCAGGAGGCGAGTCGCACCCCTGAGTTACCGCTTCTCTTTGTTAATAAGAAACTTGTGGGGACACTCCAAGATGTGGAACTGCTGGAGCGTGagaagaagttgaaggatGTGTTGCATTTTGGTTTCGAATGGCGCGTTGGGGGGAGCGTTGCCGCCACGAATGGACAAAAATCTCTAATGGGCGCCCTTCCAGCCCCTTACGGCGATGCGGAATTCTTCCGCGGCCGTTACCGTGGCCCCCCTGTTGCGCGCCCGGTTGTGTCCCTTCCAACGTTGCACCCCTTCGCCCTCCGATCGGAGGAGTGATTTTTCCCCATTGCATTATACTCGCTGTGTCGGCACTTAAAAGTTATTGGTGTGATAGAATGGGGTAATTGTAATTATATATTGCTGCAAACCGAAAGAACGTAGTGGGTCTGCATTAGTGTTTTCAATttgcttcttcgcctccCCGTGCCTTC
This sequence is a window from Trypanosoma brucei gambiense DAL972 chromosome 7, complete sequence. Protein-coding genes within it:
- a CDS encoding chaperone protein DNAj, putative translates to MNERFQQLMEAYSVLSDEGKRAAYDASGKLGLNRYSLIPKEITQREDILRYMSTLEREAELLKLSKLLSASSRTTVSYSVDHLTNSMWKLGTSANDTLQQQSNGVDTEEAGTDEGETETPPKGDIADAANGAEGSSAQPVPLNTSVAVREVQLDGKNLLVLIPGDEVQQQLRQQLQHSTGGGSGGSAAPLSPEQRFGGVPLAAKLLLGLLPRKLHFEHSIHHYASPSFSVRTKTEAQHEGMRSVLRCTAIASYQPNPVTLYSISWRLSVARLHIACTWERILNNLWRLKSKLVLFNTQSLLPMYELSLKRMLAAGLEVENTWVMSMRNRGLFRTTIGQSTPEGAQRGLQFLVGYRSANVSLFSTAPVVWGGGEPGCGGVSRGVLEHSVSVDALRGRAHVGFSSWYTISKHNRIGVGFSTALPCPRGLSRYVSPFVDHPEYLSINEMSFLLGRGDHLIRIPVVVFHSPKVQSALLWLTAPVLLYRIGRLVMRPYQSARMAALYRQNRLDHRTEMDVARVRATHEQKALQSSSLRSRMAEEQIGGLVIINARYGVLQPRYPESLVLPPKQPNAAGNRSEVSGRQRQTWWRFWRAGRGTPTPSESVTVNGKKNDEGEETEGDSSSSVLVLDVTVPLQNFVRDSQLVLPEGSKSKLVGFPDPDPFTRERKQLKIVYRFQRRRHVVILDDEDIVRLPQREHLVES